In Canis lupus baileyi chromosome 15, mCanLup2.hap1, whole genome shotgun sequence, one genomic interval encodes:
- the LOC140604535 gene encoding olfactory receptor 2A1/2A42-like: MEKNQTMVTEFILLGFCLGPRIQMVLFGLFTLFYAFTLLGNGLILGLISLDPRLHTPMYFFLSHLAIVDIAYACNTVPQMLVNLLRPDKPISFAGCLMQTFLFLTFALIECLLLVVMSYDRYVAICHPLRYSVIMSWRVCITLMVASWACGSLLALVHVSLILRLPFCGPHEINHFFCEILSILKLACADTRLNQVVIFVACMFILVVPLCLVLVSYSRILLAILRIQSGEGRRKAFSTCSSHLCVVGLFFGSAIVMYMAPKSHHPEEQQKILFLFYSLFNPMLNPLIYSLRNTEVKSALRRAMCKKSHSQLE; the protein is encoded by the coding sequence atggagaaaaatcaaacaatgGTTACAGAATTCATCCTATTGGGATTTTGTCTTGGTCCAAGAATTCAGATGGTTCTCTTTGGGCTCTTCACCCTGTTCTACGCCTTCACCCTGCTGGGGAATGGGCTCATCCTGGGGCTCATCTCACTGGACCCCAGACtgcacacccccatgtacttcttcctctcccacctggCCATCGTCGACATAGCCTATGCCTGCAACACGGTGCCCCAGATGCTGGTGAACCTCCTGAGGCCAGACAAGCCCATCTCCTTTGCTGGCTGCCTGATGCAGACCTTTCTCTTTTTGACTTTTGCTCTGATAGAATGTCTTCTCCTGGTGGTGATGTCCTATGACCGGTATGTGGCCATTTGCCACCCCCTCCGCTATTCTGTGATCATGAGCTGGAGAGTCTGTATCACCCTGATGGTGGCTTCTTGGGCATGTGGCTCCCTGCTGGCCCTGGTCCATGTGAGCCTCATCCTGAGGCTGCCCTTCTGTGGGCCTCATGAAATCAACCACTTCTTCTGTGAAATCCTGTCTATCCTCAAGCTGGCCTGTGCTGACACCCGGCTTAACCAAGTGGTCATCTTTGTTGCCTGCATGTTTATCTTAGTGGTGCCCCTCTGCTTGGTGCTGGTGTCCTACTCACGCATCCTGTTGGCCATCCTGAGGATCCAGTCTGGGGAGGGCCGCAGAAAGGCCTTCTCTACCTGTTCCTCCCACCTCTGTGTGGTGGGGCTCTTCTTTGGCAGTGCCATTGTCATGTACATGGCCCCCAAATCCCACCACCCTGAAGAGCAGCAGAAGatccttttcttgttttacagCCTTTTCAACCCTATGCTGAACCCACTGATCTACAGCCTAAGAAATACAGAAGTCAAGAGTGCCCTGAGAAGAGCAATGTGCAAGAAAAGTCATTCCCAATTGGAGTGA
- the LOC140604464 gene encoding olfactory receptor 2A1/2A42-like — protein MGENQTVVTEFILLGFCLGPRIQMVLFGLFTLFYTLTLLGNGLILGLISLDLRLHTPMYFFLSHLAIVDIAYACNTVPQMLVNLLRPDKPISFAGCLTQTFLFLSFAHTECLLLVVMSYDRHVAICHPLHYCVIMSWRVCITLVVASWACGFLLALVHVSLILRLPFCGPHEINHFFCEILSILKLACADTRLNQVVIFVACMFILVVPLCLVLVSYSRILLAILRIQSGEGRRKAFSTCSSHLCVVGLFFGSAIVMYMAPKSRHPEEQQKILFLFYSLFNPMLNPLIYSLRNAEVKGALKRVLYKESHSQLE, from the coding sequence atgggagaaaatcaGACCGTGGTCACAGAGTTTATTCTACTAGGATTTTGTCTTGGCCCAAGAATTCAGATGGTTCTCTTTGGGCTCTTTACCCTGTTCTACACCCTCACCCTGCTGGGAAATGGGCTCATCCTGGGGCTCATTTCACTGGACCTCAGACtgcacacccccatgtacttcttcctctcccacctggCCATCGTCGACATAGCCTATGCCTGCAACACAGTGCCCCAGATGCTGGTGAACCTCCTGAGGCCAGACAAGCCCATCTCCTTTGCTGGCTGCCTGACGCAGACCTTTCTTTTCTTGAGTTTTGCTCATACTGAATGTCTTCTCCTGGTGGTGATGTCCTATGACCGGCATGTGGCCATCTGCCACCCCCTCCACTATTGTGTCATCATGAGCTGGAGAGTCTGCATCACCCTGGTGGTGGCTTCTTGGGCATGTGGCTTCCTGCTGGCTCTGGTCCATGTGAGCCTCATCCTGAGGCTGCCCTTCTGTGGGCCTCATGAAATCAACCACTTCTTCTGTGAAATCCTGTCTATCCTCAAGCTGGCCTGTGCTGACACCCGGCTTAACCAAGTGGTCATCTTTGTTGCCTGCATGTTTATCTTAGTGGTGCCCCTCTGCTTGGTGCTGGTGTCCTACTCGCGCATCCTGTTGGCCATCCTGAGGATCCAGTCTGGGGAGGGCCGCAGAAAGGCCTTCTCTACCTGTTCCTCCCACCTCTGTGTGGTGGGGCTCTTCTTTGGCAGTGCCATTGTCATGTACATGGCCCCCAAATCCCGCCACCCTGAAGAGCAGCAGAAGatccttttcttgttttacagCCTTTTCAACCCTATGCTGAACCCACTGATCTACAGCCTGAGAAATGCAGAGGTCAAGGGTGCCCTGAAGAGAGTGCTATACAAGGAGAGTCATTCCCAATTGGAGTGA